A single genomic interval of Candidatus Cloacimonadaceae bacterium harbors:
- a CDS encoding hydroxymethylpyrimidine/phosphomethylpyrimidine kinase, whose amino-acid sequence MNNSKILSIGALDSSGGAGLNQDIRISALLKREISVCQTGITLQSVRGVEFIHPTSLLFLEKQLLYTLRKNPPRWIKIGALCDIKQVHLLCGLLPKNPSYKIVLDSVLSPTLGLPLINTCDIAAYRELLQITNFVAPNYPELSSLAQMPIQDFESAIDAAKSLAQKHSLGVLLKGGHDSEDTIREAFVAPDELHIFEKARKKWSYSHGTGCALSMAFTCFLADSLSPRDAFEKASNLISDIYDKWNGIDSQDHPQKLDQ is encoded by the coding sequence GTGAATAACTCAAAAATACTCTCCATCGGCGCGCTTGATTCGTCAGGGGGAGCGGGACTGAACCAGGATATCAGAATCAGTGCCCTGCTGAAGAGGGAAATAAGCGTTTGCCAAACTGGCATAACTCTTCAAAGCGTTCGTGGGGTGGAATTTATCCATCCCACTTCCCTCTTGTTCCTGGAAAAACAGCTCCTCTATACTCTGAGAAAGAACCCTCCCCGCTGGATCAAGATCGGCGCTCTCTGCGATATCAAACAGGTGCATCTGCTCTGTGGATTACTTCCCAAAAATCCTTCATACAAGATAGTCCTTGATTCCGTCCTTTCGCCGACTCTCGGATTGCCATTGATAAATACCTGTGATATAGCCGCATACAGAGAGCTACTGCAAATCACGAACTTTGTGGCGCCAAACTATCCGGAGCTATCCTCGCTCGCTCAAATGCCAATTCAGGATTTCGAATCCGCCATCGATGCTGCTAAAAGTCTGGCGCAAAAACACTCGCTCGGTGTTCTACTCAAAGGCGGACACGATAGCGAAGACACGATCAGAGAAGCCTTCGTCGCGCCCGACGAGCTTCATATCTTTGAAAAAGCAAGGAAAAAATGGAGCTATTCCCATGGCACCGGATGCGCTCTCTCGATGGCGTTTACCTGCTTTCTGGCAGATTCGCTGTCTCCACGGGATGCCTTTGAAAAAGCCTCAAACCTGATATCCGACATTTATGACAAATGGAATGGAATTGACAGCCAAGACCATCCCCAGAAACTGGATCAATAA
- a CDS encoding NUDIX hydrolase, with protein sequence MDNHHDLYENVNYCIRCGSALETRFEHEDKPRPICPSCGWVYYLNPVPAVAVVALNENYELLLIKRKFAPKAGEWALPSGYMEIDMTPEENALSELREETGLIGSISHCISWHFGSSPIYHRILSIGFRVTIEGGTLCAADDAEEAKFFPLDCLPPIAFASHREFIHLETNGSTK encoded by the coding sequence ATGGATAACCATCACGATCTCTACGAAAATGTGAACTACTGCATCCGCTGCGGATCGGCACTCGAAACGCGTTTCGAGCATGAAGATAAGCCCCGTCCGATCTGTCCTTCCTGCGGCTGGGTCTATTACCTGAATCCCGTTCCTGCCGTTGCAGTGGTAGCCTTGAATGAAAACTATGAACTCCTTCTGATAAAAAGGAAATTTGCCCCAAAAGCGGGAGAATGGGCTTTACCCAGTGGCTATATGGAAATTGACATGACACCGGAGGAAAACGCCCTGTCTGAATTGAGAGAAGAAACAGGACTCATAGGAAGCATAAGCCACTGCATATCATGGCACTTTGGAAGCAGCCCCATCTATCACCGCATTCTCAGCATCGGGTTTCGGGTAACCATCGAGGGTGGAACTCTTTGCGCGGCAGACGATGCCGAAGAAGCAAAGTTCTTTCCCCTGGATTGCTTACCGCCGATCGCTTTCGCCTCTCACAGAGAATTCATCCATCTGGAAACCAATGGATCCACCAAATAA
- a CDS encoding T9SS type A sorting domain-containing protein: MHRRRTPIVLLSLLLFTTMTWGTISVENTNRLVLNSISFDMNLIGDKRVAEHIYTPLSFTVVSTTYPDSVCITWTAPEMDIVLSFKARPGLGAEAYLATARALFKQEIYLHELYLAMDGYIMPVTTLFKGAEAIYNSNSAMDINIMPFTDKAVEYAWGANRFWIVASNYDECEGVEALTGNRIVLYDYKGHFFRVFNPQSAQVNLLRDCMYQSAGNTFAWSFLFFSEKPYLPVINRWPHGKKAALSITNDADGETMSRLQAVFEGSNNPANPKYYTQGFFARSIPVSNTVFGSNIATMGSMWTKIRDRGNSIGYHSYTDLADPREVNQQSLLVDMLPFNIRMWIDHGLPSNPENMGYNGLDPESVNFIGDIIDQSGIDYIWAGDTPPTNPFNAFEEAWRLPHLVYEAKAFTRPIWFYGRTRMEAWAYNNGWSMLGFKYLMTPANLDKLIASKGLHLSYTHFCFNNSPAVTSFFQIAQNGDFEVRDDVDEMLQMLDYYRTYKGLWIGTAENIFDRMLAIEKVRVISVVSTSNPKVLLITLENVSDSDITDFSFRFGNQTYHTPMFNAGELRNYHVSTDSSGNNVPPYSDYRISYQNGQIIVKDADGAMLQPMQMDIYNLRGQKVIQHCIQQQTLQSLIPFANKGSGVYFIRMTHSDGSVLTRRFVVVK; encoded by the coding sequence ATGCATAGGAGAAGAACGCCGATTGTGCTGCTATCTTTGCTGCTTTTTACCACGATGACATGGGGAACCATAAGCGTGGAAAACACAAACCGGTTGGTTTTAAACAGCATCAGCTTCGACATGAATCTCATCGGCGACAAACGCGTCGCGGAACACATTTATACACCTCTGAGTTTCACCGTAGTTAGCACGACCTATCCAGACAGCGTTTGCATCACCTGGACGGCTCCGGAAATGGATATTGTGTTGAGCTTCAAAGCCCGTCCGGGACTCGGCGCTGAGGCATATCTCGCTACAGCCCGTGCGCTGTTCAAACAAGAGATCTATCTGCATGAATTGTATCTCGCCATGGACGGATACATCATGCCGGTGACAACCTTATTCAAGGGTGCGGAAGCGATCTACAACAGCAACAGCGCGATGGACATCAACATCATGCCTTTCACGGACAAAGCAGTGGAATATGCTTGGGGAGCGAACCGGTTCTGGATCGTGGCATCGAACTATGACGAGTGTGAGGGCGTGGAAGCTCTGACCGGAAACAGGATCGTATTATATGACTATAAAGGACATTTCTTTCGGGTGTTCAATCCCCAGTCCGCTCAAGTGAACCTGCTGCGCGATTGCATGTATCAAAGCGCCGGCAACACCTTTGCATGGTCATTTCTGTTCTTTTCCGAAAAGCCGTATTTACCGGTAATTAATCGCTGGCCACATGGGAAAAAAGCCGCGCTTTCCATTACCAACGATGCCGATGGAGAGACGATGAGCAGGCTGCAGGCTGTCTTTGAGGGCAGCAACAATCCAGCCAATCCAAAGTATTACACCCAGGGTTTCTTTGCCCGCAGCATTCCTGTTTCCAACACTGTGTTTGGATCAAACATAGCTACGATGGGATCGATGTGGACAAAGATCAGGGATCGCGGCAACAGCATCGGTTATCATTCCTACACAGATCTGGCGGATCCACGCGAGGTGAATCAACAGTCCTTGTTAGTTGATATGCTGCCTTTTAACATTCGTATGTGGATCGATCACGGCTTGCCCTCAAATCCTGAAAACATGGGCTACAACGGTCTGGACCCGGAAAGCGTAAACTTTATCGGAGACATCATTGATCAATCCGGCATCGACTATATCTGGGCAGGGGACACACCACCCACCAACCCTTTCAACGCCTTTGAAGAAGCCTGGCGTCTGCCGCATCTGGTCTATGAAGCCAAAGCATTTACCCGTCCGATCTGGTTCTATGGACGCACCCGCATGGAAGCCTGGGCATATAATAATGGCTGGAGCATGCTGGGCTTTAAGTATCTGATGACTCCCGCAAACTTGGATAAGCTGATCGCGAGTAAGGGCTTGCATCTGAGCTACACACACTTTTGTTTCAACAATTCTCCTGCGGTCACCAGTTTTTTCCAAATCGCCCAAAATGGCGATTTCGAAGTGCGGGACGACGTGGACGAAATGCTGCAAATGCTTGATTATTACCGCACATACAAGGGTCTTTGGATCGGTACGGCGGAAAATATCTTTGACCGGATGCTGGCAATCGAAAAAGTGCGGGTGATCTCGGTAGTCAGTACATCAAACCCCAAAGTTCTGTTGATCACTCTGGAGAATGTGTCGGATAGCGATATCACCGATTTTTCCTTTCGCTTTGGCAATCAAACCTATCATACTCCGATGTTCAATGCCGGAGAGTTGCGCAACTATCACGTTAGCACCGATTCCTCCGGAAACAATGTGCCCCCATACTCTGACTACCGGATCAGCTATCAGAATGGACAAATAATTGTAAAAGACGCGGATGGCGCAATGCTGCAACCCATGCAGATGGATATCTACAACCTGCGCGGACAGAAAGTGATCCAGCACTGCATCCAGCAGCAAACACTGCAAAGCTTGATACCCTTCGCAAACAAGGGCTCCGGCGTATATTTCATCCGTATGACACATTCCGACGGCAGTGTTCTCACCCGGAGATTCGTCGTCGTGAAGTGA